GACCACACATCACCATTAACGAACCAGATATTTCACGAAACCGTGCACGCGGGAATACGTTCCCTCGTCTGGAAACTCGTCCCACTTTCCGGGAGACTAAAGATGGGAATGAAACTACCACTCTTGCCGCTACGAACACGAGGAACACCTTCAGGGGGGTGTTCCGATCTCTGACTCAAGAGCGTGACCTCAACACTCAGCCGTATCTCAGTTGGAATGCTACAGTGGCTCGGAACTCCAACTTCGTCGATTTGACTGAGGAGCAGCGTGATGAGTTGGGCGGTATTGAATACCGTGCACTCAAGACGTTAGCCGTCGTTCTCATCACCTACTACGTCGGGTTTCATCTCATCGGCATGATTAGCATGGTCGGTTGGATCATGACAGAGGACAAATGGGGGGATATTGTCCGGGCGGATGGAGTAGGGCGGCCGTGGTGGGGAATCTTTACCGCCGCGTCTGCCTTCAACGATTTGGGTTTCACCTTGACACCAGACTCGATGTACTCCTTCCAGAGGGCCGTTTTCCCGTTGCTGATGCTAGCGTTTTTAATTATCATTGGCAATACCGCCTTCCCCTGCATGCTTCGTTTGATGATCTGGGCTCTTTCGAAATTCACTCGCCAGGGCACCGCGCTATGGGAAGAGTTGAAGTTTCTTCTGGATCATCCCCGTCGATGCTTCACCCTATTGTTCCCTCGTAATGCCACTTGGTGGCTGTTTGCGATTCTCATCGCATTGAACGGCATAGATATGATCTTCTTTGTCATCTTGGATGTAAGTTTGGGATCTCTTTCCTTTCACGTAACTTTCGCTGACCATGATGTTGTAGCTCAACGATTCTGCTGTCACTGCACTGCCGCCCGGTATACGAGTCGTGGACGGCTTCTTCCAAGCCGCTGCCACACGAACAGCCGGTTTTGGAATCATCAGTCTTTCCGAACTTCACCCCGCCATCCAGGTTTCCTATTTGGTCATGATGTATATCTCCGTCTTTCCTATTGCTATCTCCATGCGTCGAACCAATGTCTACGAAGAGAAGAGCTTGGGAATTTATGATGCCACAGATGAGGATCACGACGAAGATTCCAACGCCCCCACCTACATCGGAGCTCACTTGCGACGCCAACTGAGTTTCGATTTGTGGTATGTCTTTTTGGGTATGTTTATCATCGCCATTGCGGAAGGATCAAAGTTGCAGAACCAGAGCGATCACTCCTTCCAGCTGTTCACTGTTCTGTTTGAAGTTGTTTCGGCATACGGTACTGTAGGTCTGTCGTTTGGATACCCCAATGTCAACACCTCCTTCTCGGCGCAGTTCAATGTAGTCTCCAAGTTGGTGATCATTGCCATGCAAGTCCGTGGTCGCCACCGTGGCCTGCCTTACGCGCTTGATCGCGCTGTCCTTCTCCCCTCCGACGCCCTCAATCGACATGAGGCCGAAGAGGGAGAGCGTCGCATGCGCCGTCGCGCATCTAACCTCAGTGGTGGCGGGTCTTTCGCCCAATCGCAATCGCGTACCTTATCTCAGGCAAGGAACGATGCCGGTCTATCTTCGGGTATGGAAACGCACGACTGGCAGACCCAACCTTCTCCGAATGCAGACTCTCTGGTACATCGTTCTTCAACTGTCCGATCTAATCGATAGAAAATGGGCGGGACCTATGAGATTTTTGTAACTATAGAGGCTTGACGTGCTACATACGTGCCCTGGTGGTTCAATCTTAATTACATCGTCCACATAATTATGGAAATATGAGATTGCTCTCATATCATTTTGACCAAAATACGTTTTCAATGGCTCTTGTCCTGCCTTCCTTACCTAACTGTAGAGATGGCATTTTGACTACTATAACAGCTCTAGGTCATCGTGTCCTAAACAGAGCGCAGAGATTGGTAAGGAACTAACTCTGGTACTCTATTTGATAGTTGGCGTAAGACGATCAAATCGACGCGGTTGGTAATAGTGAGGTGATCAGGAAGGATCGGTGCTTTTCCATTTTAAAGCAGGGAGTATGTATGACGACAAACTCAGATGGCTTTCAACACTTTGGACTTCCGTATAACACAGCACTCATCCCCAAACATAAATGACCGGAAgatcttttctctcatctctaTCAATCACCATGGAAAACCGACAACTACCCTTTCTAAATCGATACAGCGGGACCCCGAGAACTACTCTCGAAACCAAATCCCCAATCGCAACCGCCAGCCAACCAGGCGACAGAGATACCCCAGCCCACACTCCGTGGTATAACCCACAAGGCTGGTCCTTGCGCAAGAAACTCATCGTCACCGCATCAGTGATCGTGACCGTATTGGCTACAATCCTGATCCCTTTCGAAATAATCAAAAGCCGCTACCCAAACTACAGTCCCTTGCACTACACCCTCATCGACAACTACTCCGGTCCAACCTTTTTCGACCAATTCACTTATTTCACAGACGAGGACCCGACAATGGGCTTTGTTGTCTACGTCAACAAATCAACTGCCAGACACCTCAACCTCACATATGCATCCGAAACATCAGCCATTCTGCGCGTCGATGCATCAACGCCAAACGCCCGCTCTGGTCGGAACTCTGTCCGCGTCGAGTCGAGAAATACATACGATGCAggcctcttcgtcttcgacATCGTTCATACCCCCTTCGGTTGTGCGACCTGGCCTGCGCTGTGGCTAACTGATGGCTATAACTGGCCGATGAATGGCGAGATCGATGTTCTTGAAACTACAAATGTTGGAAGCCATGGGAATGAGATCACAATCCATACTACCAAGGGGTGTCAGATGGACGTCAAGCGCAAACAGACTGGTCAGGCTATCTTTAAAAATTGTGACCATGCCACAGATGGGAATTCCGGCTGTGGGGTCATCGGCGATGAGACTAGTTATGGAGAGGCAATGAATAACCGTGGGGGCGGTGTTTATGCGCTTGAACTCCGTGACGCCGGTATTAGGGCCTGGTTCTTCCCGAGGGCATCGATCCCTGCTGATATCACGGCGGGGAATCCTGATCCGAGTACCTGGGGTATGGCGCTGGCGGATTTCCCTAGCACCAACTGTGATATTGCGTCACATTTCAGGAATCTGAGTATCATTGTCAATATTGATCTCTGTGGTGAACTTGCTGGTCAGAAGCAGTTTTATGAAACTTTGTATCATTGTCCAGCGACTTGTTCGGGCTTTGTTGCTAACCGCCCTGGCAGTTTTGTTGATGCCTATTGGGAGTTCAAGACTTTCAAGGTTTATCGTGCTCCTTGAGCTTGAAGAGGTGGTTGAAGGCTAGAGATTCGTTTTGGTACCTTTTGTGCTATTTGCTACGTGATATGATTGGATTGATCTGAGGCAAGAGGACggctggttttttttttttttttttttttttttttgctttgcTTGATGCGCCTTCGCTGAGGAAGTTCGGTGTTGGGATATACCGGGGGAAGTCGATATAGACGTTGCTCACACTATGGAGTTGGTTATTCTTGGTGGCTTGTGAATAGATAAACGATGCCCTATTCTTCGTTAATTCTAGATCTTGAATCTGAGTAGTGCAGTGCTATTCATTAGGAATATGGAGAAACGCTAGAGATACTCAAGTGGAGCTGGTGATGGGGCAGGCTGAGCATTGTTGACCATAAGACATAGATCAGTGCTCACAGTGCCGGAGAAATAGTGTCTCTCTCCATCACTGGTCTGGATCAAGGCACGTATCCTCCCCCTGTTGCAATTCAGACTGCCTGGCGATTGCTCCTCGCGCGGTTGGCTACGAGAATCTGGATTCATCTTAGTGAAAAATTGGATGGCGAGGAATAAAGTTAGAATGGTCTTCGAGTGAGTTGATCAGTCCAATGGTGTTCTTATGCGTTGGAAGAAGCGGGTCAATGGGATGGGTTTTGGCGCGGCCATGTCAGAGCAAGTTAGGTGGTGTGGTGACCCCTATTTACAGACTtcaaatcgaaaaaaaaaaaaatcacgaGTGGGTATTCGGAAAGCCTTGGAGTGCAGTGGGAAATGACTTGATAGAAAAGGTCAAAATTAATGTCAAGGACGGATATTCAGTGTCACTTCTTTGCTAAATAAACACAGAATGGGTATCTCTAACAAAGAGGAATCGTCCGTCAAGCACAGCCGGCTATCAATAATTCATCTCCAGATTAAAAGA
Above is a window of Penicillium digitatum chromosome 2, complete sequence DNA encoding:
- a CDS encoding Potassium ion transporter (Trk1), putative, whose translation is MWQLTIQYRNIFYLCPHSSLLFFPPLCSRSSLRTIVAQCHAAKSGAPVVSSCTSPSTPLGSDRRDHMLEKFPSFREQPISTSSPPRPVPVVSARQRRLSGRTPFNMFSALLRRVTTYKEKVPFLNELHLNFIFLHYAYIMAWAIIGSIILYPGGNISYIDALFQSAGAATQSGLNSVDINRLWLYQQIVLYLMTSLCTPIFIHSALVFIRLYWFEKRFQHVVRDARAMRRTRSRMETVTDDGDSDNININRAEHGVSGRPIVVLRDDSGDARDGRLTDPGNKNINSGIHTPEARESSVDSSTEGTDTSIEPRFGLGSLKVPTHLNPEHHIAFLEKQRKDKGALRIPSPREYDRGGAPEALEEDVEDVEDVEQEGEQAQHSSDHYDQDDQQSPGAHPEELDQLGPLEGPHITINEPDISRNRARGNTFPRLETRPTFRETKDGNETTTLAATNTRNTFRGVFRSLTQERDLNTQPYLSWNATVARNSNFVDLTEEQRDELGGIEYRALKTLAVVLITYYVGFHLIGMISMVGWIMTEDKWGDIVRADGVGRPWWGIFTAASAFNDLGFTLTPDSMYSFQRAVFPLLMLAFLIIIGNTAFPCMLRLMIWALSKFTRQGTALWEELKFLLDHPRRCFTLLFPRNATWWLFAILIALNGIDMIFFVILDLNDSAVTALPPGIRVVDGFFQAAATRTAGFGIISLSELHPAIQVSYLVMMYISVFPIAISMRRTNVYEEKSLGIYDATDEDHDEDSNAPTYIGAHLRRQLSFDLWYVFLGMFIIAIAEGSKLQNQSDHSFQLFTVLFEVVSAYGTVGLSFGYPNVNTSFSAQFNVVSKLVIIAMQVRGRHRGLPYALDRAVLLPSDALNRHEAEEGERRMRRRASNLSGGGSFAQSQSRTLSQARNDAGLSSGMETHDWQTQPSPNADSLVHRSSTVRSNR
- a CDS encoding Endo-1,3(4)-beta-glucanase, putative — encoded protein: MENRQLPFLNRYSGTPRTTLETKSPIATASQPGDRDTPAHTPWYNPQGWSLRKKLIVTASVIVTVLATILIPFEIIKSRYPNYSPLHYTLIDNYSGPTFFDQFTYFTDEDPTMGFVVYVNKSTARHLNLTYASETSAILRVDASTPNARSGRNSVRVESRNTYDAGLFVFDIVHTPFGCATWPALWLTDGYNWPMNGEIDVLETTNVGSHGNEITIHTTKGCQMDVKRKQTGQAIFKNCDHATDGNSGCGVIGDETSYGEAMNNRGGGVYALELRDAGIRAWFFPRASIPADITAGNPDPSTWGMALADFPSTNCDIASHFRNLSIIVNIDLCGELAGQKQFYETLYHCPATCSGFVANRPGSFVDAYWEFKTFKVYRAP